A region of bacterium DNA encodes the following proteins:
- a CDS encoding carboxypeptidase regulatory-like domain-containing protein: protein MRALRHAVLLLLVGMVTCALAQREPTLIVTPPEVSLQSGQGQRFEAALFDASGQHIRIASLRWRVEPDSLGKITEDGFFMAGRNAGVGVVIAEAKAEGWNMLFMGRAQVKIGRQEPPPRLRVVIRPESAVVPPGEQQKFAAIALGPNGEPIAINRIRWEVRPPELGKIDENGIFTAGREFRRGEVLALVETSAGVLQGAAKVIVAARPTSAITGKVEAEDGTAPLFGVVWAERVADSPWRGEAPIAEDGSYFIGDLMPGIYVVKAQARGFLPEFYDNADQFVEAKPVQLAAHDTASGIDFSLSRGAAIAGLITADEGGTPLAGAHVFATRVVRPDLRHHAVTNEQGGYLIENLPPGSYAVFAEAAGYRGEFYDNAGSLLEAKLVAVTPPATISGIDLALATASAIRGQVLDAVSSAPLAKALVTIHASRGPRPELVVRTAITDDNGNYLVGVPPGSYLVMAEARGYYLEFYDGVRERSQATPVAVEEGKHTAGINFELDPFSRITGRVTDQLTGDPLVGAVVLAFRERFAPHPSTDPGHLNGPHAARTDSNGVYRLEGLPGGKYFVMAEARGYLNEFWQEAPSLEKATALEIPESGEVAGIDFTLEQGGAITGRVVASADGTTIPGAAVHVWMLGSDWAASGQTDRQGSYRVPGLRTAEYVVYVEAKGFKPMFYDGAASRENATPVSVTAPNETSGIDFKLEKLGSRRGALSGTVTAEAEGSPLAHAAVLAIPTTPGAAVFALTDALGEYTLPGLPPGKYIVLAWARHFVLEFYDNARQWREATPVVVEEGAETGGINFSLAAGQRGPYRIAGRVTRGNSGLGEGHAAVYALANGVTIASAVADANGAFALEEVPAGEYKLLSSGPGGTAYFGGTDEHNAVSLTLGNGASVSNVNINLPATPTQVDEAAALPVTFALQQNYPNPFNPETMIQYQLPVRVAVTLKVFNALGQEVRTLVQKVQEPGVYRITWDGQDSRGKTLSAGVYLFQLQAGDFNMTRKMALVK, encoded by the coding sequence ATGAGAGCATTACGCCACGCTGTATTGCTTTTGCTTGTGGGGATGGTGACCTGCGCCCTGGCGCAGCGAGAACCCACCCTCATCGTTACCCCTCCCGAAGTAAGCTTGCAATCCGGCCAAGGCCAGCGCTTCGAAGCCGCGTTGTTTGATGCCTCCGGCCAGCACATTCGCATTGCCAGTTTGCGCTGGCGCGTCGAACCGGATTCCCTGGGCAAGATCACCGAAGATGGATTTTTCATGGCCGGCCGCAATGCCGGTGTGGGCGTCGTGATCGCCGAAGCGAAAGCCGAAGGTTGGAACATGTTGTTCATGGGCCGGGCACAGGTCAAGATCGGCCGGCAGGAGCCGCCGCCGCGGTTGCGCGTCGTGATTCGCCCGGAGAGTGCGGTGGTGCCGCCCGGCGAGCAGCAGAAGTTCGCAGCTATTGCGCTCGGACCCAACGGCGAGCCGATTGCGATCAACCGGATTCGCTGGGAAGTTCGGCCGCCGGAGTTGGGCAAGATCGACGAAAATGGCATCTTCACGGCCGGCCGCGAGTTCCGGCGTGGCGAGGTTTTGGCCTTGGTTGAGACCAGCGCGGGTGTGTTGCAAGGCGCTGCCAAAGTGATTGTGGCGGCGCGGCCAACTTCGGCAATCACCGGCAAAGTCGAGGCGGAGGACGGCACGGCCCCGCTTTTCGGCGTGGTGTGGGCGGAGCGTGTGGCAGATTCACCCTGGCGGGGCGAGGCGCCCATTGCCGAGGATGGCAGTTATTTCATCGGCGATCTCATGCCGGGGATTTATGTGGTGAAAGCCCAAGCGCGCGGTTTTCTGCCGGAGTTCTATGACAACGCCGATCAGTTTGTGGAAGCCAAGCCGGTGCAGCTCGCAGCGCACGACACGGCCAGTGGAATTGATTTCAGTCTGAGCCGCGGCGCCGCCATTGCCGGTCTCATTACCGCAGACGAAGGTGGCACACCGCTCGCCGGCGCGCATGTCTTCGCTACGCGCGTGGTGCGACCCGACCTCAGGCATCATGCCGTGACGAATGAACAAGGCGGCTACCTGATCGAGAACCTGCCGCCGGGTTCCTACGCCGTCTTCGCCGAGGCCGCCGGTTACCGCGGCGAATTCTACGACAACGCCGGCAGTTTGCTCGAAGCCAAGCTGGTAGCAGTCACACCGCCGGCAACGATTTCTGGAATTGATCTGGCTTTGGCCACAGCCAGCGCGATTCGCGGCCAGGTATTGGACGCGGTCAGCAGCGCGCCGCTGGCGAAAGCCCTGGTCACGATTCATGCCAGCCGCGGCCCGCGGCCCGAGCTTGTCGTCCGCACGGCAATCACCGACGACAACGGCAACTATCTCGTCGGCGTGCCGCCCGGCTCTTATCTTGTCATGGCGGAAGCGCGCGGCTATTATCTCGAGTTTTATGACGGCGTGCGTGAGCGCAGCCAGGCCACGCCCGTGGCCGTCGAAGAGGGCAAGCACACCGCGGGCATCAATTTCGAGCTCGATCCGTTCAGCCGCATAACCGGCAGGGTTACGGATCAGCTCACGGGTGATCCGCTGGTCGGCGCGGTGGTGTTGGCGTTCCGTGAGCGCTTTGCCCCGCACCCGTCAACCGATCCCGGGCATCTGAACGGGCCGCACGCTGCGCGCACGGACTCGAACGGTGTGTATCGCCTCGAAGGATTGCCGGGCGGAAAGTATTTTGTGATGGCAGAAGCGCGCGGCTACCTTAATGAGTTCTGGCAGGAAGCCCCCTCGCTCGAGAAGGCGACTGCTCTCGAGATTCCCGAAAGCGGCGAAGTCGCCGGCATTGATTTCACCCTGGAACAAGGCGGTGCGATCACGGGACGGGTGGTGGCCAGCGCCGATGGAACCACGATTCCCGGCGCGGCCGTGCACGTTTGGATGCTGGGCAGCGATTGGGCCGCGAGTGGTCAAACCGATCGCCAGGGCAGCTATCGCGTGCCGGGCTTGCGCACGGCTGAGTATGTGGTCTATGTGGAAGCCAAAGGCTTCAAACCGATGTTCTATGACGGCGCCGCCTCGCGCGAAAATGCCACGCCGGTTTCTGTGACCGCGCCCAATGAAACCAGCGGCATTGATTTCAAATTGGAAAAACTCGGCAGCCGTCGCGGCGCCTTGAGCGGCACTGTGACGGCCGAGGCAGAAGGCAGCCCGCTTGCGCATGCCGCGGTCCTGGCCATCCCCACCACTCCGGGAGCCGCTGTGTTCGCATTGACTGATGCCCTGGGCGAATACACTCTGCCTGGGCTGCCGCCGGGCAAGTACATCGTGCTGGCGTGGGCACGCCACTTTGTGCTGGAGTTCTATGACAACGCGCGCCAGTGGCGGGAGGCCACGCCGGTTGTGGTTGAAGAAGGAGCGGAAACCGGCGGCATCAATTTCAGCCTGGCAGCCGGACAACGCGGACCGTACCGCATTGCCGGCCGGGTGACGCGCGGCAATTCCGGCCTCGGTGAAGGCCACGCCGCGGTCTATGCCCTGGCCAACGGCGTCACGATTGCTTCCGCGGTTGCCGATGCCAACGGCGCGTTTGCCCTGGAGGAAGTGCCGGCCGGTGAATACAAGTTGCTGAGTTCCGGCCCCGGCGGCACGGCCTATTTTGGCGGCACGGATGAACACAATGCTGTCAGCCTCACGTTGGGCAATGGTGCCAGTGTCAGCAATGTGAACATCAATCTGCCGGCCACGCCCACTCAGGTCGATGAAGCCGCAGCCTTGCCGGTGACGTTTGCCTTGCAGCAGAACTATCCCAATCCCTTCAATCCGGAAACGATGATTCAGTATCAACTTCCCGTTCGGGTGGCTGTCACGCTGAAAGTCTTCAACGCCTTGGGCCAGGAAGTCCGCACGCTGGTGCAGAAAGTGCAAGAGCCTGGCGTCTACCGGATAACTTGGGATGGCCAGGACAGCCGCGGCAAAACGTTGAGCGCCGGCGTCTATCTCTTCCAGTTGCAAGCCGGCGACTTCAACATGACGCGCAAGATGGCTTTGGTGAAATAA